From Rudanella lutea DSM 19387, a single genomic window includes:
- a CDS encoding heavy-metal-associated domain-containing protein: MKTNVFSLIAAFFLLVGLTAWTSADDKEKEVKIKTSAVCEMCKERIERNLAFEKGVRESNLNLEDKVVTVKYNPKKTDVAKIKSNITKTGYDADEVAADAKGYDKLPACCKKDGHSDGKGHH, encoded by the coding sequence ATGAAAACGAACGTATTTTCTCTGATTGCCGCCTTCTTTTTACTCGTTGGTCTGACGGCCTGGACGTCGGCTGATGACAAGGAGAAAGAAGTAAAAATCAAAACGTCGGCGGTGTGCGAAATGTGCAAAGAGCGCATTGAGCGTAACCTCGCGTTTGAAAAAGGGGTGCGCGAATCGAACCTGAACCTGGAGGATAAGGTGGTAACGGTGAAGTATAACCCGAAAAAGACGGATGTGGCCAAGATCAAGTCTAACATCACCAAGACGGGATATGATGCCGACGAAGTAGCGGCCGACGCCAAAGGATACGATAAGCTACCGGCCTGCTGCAAGAAAGACGGCCACAGCGATGGCAAAGGGCATCATTAA
- a CDS encoding homogentisate 1,2-dioxygenase, with translation MFYHTLGQIPRKRHTQFEKPGGSGKLYYEQLFGTIGFDGMSSLLYHVHRPTQVKAVLDSVEAAPRVAVEKNMLARKLIGFNVTPDTQTDFLDSRTPLLFNKDLVLGVAAPQRSMNEYFYKNADADELIFVHRGSGKLRTLLGSIDFGYGDYLVIPRGMIYQFELNDGEPVRLLYVESHSPIYTPKRYRNHFGQLLEHSPFCERDIRRPQDLETHDETGEFIMKIRKQGAIHTLVYATHPFDVVGWDGYNFPYAFNIQDFEPITGRVHQPPPVHQTFQTDTFVVCSFCPRLYDYHPKAIPAPYNHSNIDSDEVIYYVDGDFMSRNDIAPGHITLHPGGIPHGPAPGAMERSIGKTGTEEYAVMVDTFRPLMLTEQAMTIDDGVYWKSWIE, from the coding sequence ATGTTCTATCACACCCTCGGCCAGATTCCGCGCAAGCGGCATACGCAGTTCGAGAAACCCGGTGGTTCGGGCAAGCTGTATTACGAGCAGCTGTTTGGCACAATCGGGTTCGATGGTATGTCGTCGCTGTTGTACCATGTTCACCGGCCTACGCAGGTGAAAGCGGTGCTCGACAGTGTGGAGGCTGCGCCGAGGGTGGCGGTAGAAAAAAACATGCTGGCCCGGAAGCTGATTGGCTTCAACGTTACGCCCGACACCCAAACCGACTTTCTCGATAGCCGGACCCCGCTCTTGTTCAACAAAGACCTGGTGCTTGGGGTAGCCGCCCCGCAGCGGTCGATGAACGAGTATTTTTACAAAAATGCCGACGCCGACGAGCTGATTTTTGTGCATCGGGGCTCTGGTAAGCTGCGTACGCTGCTCGGCTCTATTGACTTTGGGTATGGCGATTACCTCGTAATTCCGCGGGGTATGATTTATCAGTTTGAGCTGAACGATGGCGAGCCCGTGCGCTTGCTGTACGTGGAGTCGCACTCGCCCATATACACGCCCAAACGCTACCGGAATCATTTTGGGCAGTTGCTTGAACACTCGCCGTTTTGCGAGCGCGACATCCGGCGCCCGCAGGATCTGGAGACCCACGACGAAACGGGCGAGTTTATCATGAAAATCAGGAAACAGGGCGCTATTCATACGCTTGTGTATGCCACGCACCCGTTCGATGTGGTCGGGTGGGATGGCTACAATTTCCCGTACGCCTTCAATATTCAGGATTTTGAGCCGATAACGGGCCGCGTTCACCAGCCACCGCCGGTGCATCAGACGTTTCAGACCGACACGTTTGTGGTGTGCTCGTTCTGCCCGCGTTTGTACGACTACCATCCGAAAGCCATTCCGGCCCCGTACAATCACTCCAACATCGACTCCGACGAGGTGATCTACTACGTCGATGGGGATTTTATGTCGCGCAACGACATCGCGCCGGGGCACATCACGCTCCACCCCGGCGGTATTCCGCACGGCCCGGCCCCCGGCGCTATGGAGCGGAGTATCGGCAAAACCGGAACCGAAGAATACGCCGTCATGGTCGACACATTCCGGCCGCTCATGCTCACCGAACAGGCCATGACCATCGACGATGGCGTGTACTGGAAATCGTGGATAGAATAA
- the fahA gene encoding fumarylacetoacetase has product MYGIFSYDIASPRVGYRHGDFILDLETVALLGYFKSLNINPSVFAQPVLNPFMALGRATCRAVSDRIGELLANNEAALREVHDQVLIRASRATLHRPVHIGDYTDFYAGIHHAENVGRMFRPDGDPLLANYRHMPVAYHGRSSSIVVSGTPIRRPSGQVLNAEKQPECRPSAALDFELELGLVIGKASPLGQPVPITEAEDYIFGLVLFNDWSARDIQRWEYQPLGPFLGKNFGSSMSAWVLPFHELEPVRCAGPEQHPRPLPYLQPSGPGHFDIQLEVWLNDACIARSNAQYLYWSFAQMIAHHTVNGCNLNVGDMLATGTISGPTPGESGSLLEQSWNGTRPLPLPDGSTRTFLLDGDRVTMRAFFGPDEHRQELGEVTGRIVG; this is encoded by the coding sequence ATGTACGGCATCTTCAGTTACGATATTGCGTCGCCCCGCGTGGGTTACCGGCACGGCGACTTTATTCTCGATCTTGAGACAGTGGCCCTGCTGGGTTACTTCAAATCACTTAACATCAATCCGTCGGTATTTGCCCAACCCGTGCTGAACCCATTTATGGCGTTGGGCCGGGCTACCTGCCGTGCTGTGAGTGACCGTATCGGCGAACTACTGGCCAACAACGAGGCTGCCCTGCGCGAGGTGCACGATCAGGTGCTCATCCGGGCATCGCGGGCAACCCTGCACCGGCCCGTACACATCGGCGACTACACCGACTTTTATGCGGGCATTCACCATGCCGAGAATGTGGGCCGTATGTTCAGGCCCGACGGCGACCCGTTGCTGGCCAATTATCGGCACATGCCGGTGGCGTATCACGGTCGGTCGTCGAGCATTGTGGTTTCGGGTACACCCATTCGGCGACCGTCGGGGCAGGTGCTCAATGCCGAAAAACAACCCGAATGCCGGCCGTCGGCGGCTCTCGATTTCGAACTCGAACTGGGTCTGGTAATTGGCAAGGCTTCTCCTCTGGGCCAACCCGTCCCCATCACCGAAGCCGAGGATTATATTTTCGGGCTGGTGTTGTTCAACGACTGGTCGGCCCGCGACATTCAGCGGTGGGAGTATCAGCCGCTGGGGCCGTTTCTGGGTAAAAACTTTGGCTCGTCGATGTCGGCCTGGGTGTTGCCGTTTCATGAGCTTGAGCCGGTCCGTTGCGCTGGCCCTGAGCAACACCCGCGTCCCTTGCCATACTTACAACCCTCAGGGCCGGGGCATTTTGATATTCAGCTGGAGGTTTGGCTCAACGATGCCTGCATTGCCCGTAGCAACGCCCAGTATCTGTACTGGTCGTTTGCCCAGATGATTGCCCACCACACCGTCAACGGCTGTAATCTGAACGTGGGCGATATGCTGGCCACCGGCACCATTTCTGGCCCTACGCCCGGCGAAAGCGGCTCCCTGCTCGAACAGAGCTGGAACGGAACCCGCCCGCTGCCCCTGCCCGATGGGAGTACCCGCACCTTTCTGCTCGATGGCGACCGGGTTACGATGCGGGCCT
- the phhA gene encoding phenylalanine 4-monooxygenase, producing MIQDYSAYTPDDQAVWKLLFERQMERLPGRASQAYMDGIVATGFPNARIPNFEEDLNPRLRPLTGWRVVAVPGLIGNREFFELMADRQFPATTWLRTRDQLDYLPEPDMFHDTFGHVPVLTNTHFCDFLAALSRIALAHVDNEEAIQMIAQLYWYTVEFGLIQENSSLGRRGMRIYGGGILSSPGETIYALESDVPQRIPYDVKTLLQTPYVIDRFQERYFVIDSYEQLYHSVPEIEATLDELLAVNS from the coding sequence ATGATCCAGGATTATTCAGCATATACCCCCGACGATCAGGCCGTTTGGAAATTGCTTTTCGAACGGCAGATGGAGCGTCTGCCCGGTCGTGCCAGTCAGGCTTACATGGACGGGATTGTGGCTACGGGCTTCCCCAATGCGCGGATTCCGAACTTTGAAGAAGACCTCAATCCGCGTTTGCGCCCGCTCACAGGCTGGCGCGTGGTGGCGGTGCCGGGCCTGATTGGTAACCGCGAGTTTTTTGAACTTATGGCCGACCGGCAGTTTCCGGCAACCACCTGGCTACGCACCCGCGACCAACTCGATTACCTGCCCGAACCCGACATGTTTCACGACACGTTTGGGCATGTACCCGTGCTGACTAATACCCACTTTTGTGATTTTCTGGCGGCTCTCAGCCGTATTGCCCTGGCGCATGTCGACAATGAGGAGGCTATTCAGATGATTGCCCAACTGTACTGGTACACGGTTGAGTTTGGCCTTATTCAGGAGAATAGCTCGTTGGGGCGCCGGGGAATGCGCATTTATGGCGGGGGCATTCTGTCGTCGCCGGGTGAGACCATCTACGCCCTCGAAAGCGACGTGCCGCAGCGGATTCCGTACGACGTGAAAACCCTGTTACAGACGCCCTATGTGATCGACCGGTTTCAGGAACGATACTTCGTGATCGACTCATACGAGCAGCTCTACCACTCAGTGCCGGAGATCGAGGCTACGCTTGACGAACTGCTGGCTGTGAACAGTTAA
- a CDS encoding MarR family winged helix-turn-helix transcriptional regulator yields MTHPSDSRAYFFKIDTTIKKIRNALQKRFVEAGFDLTVDQWVVVDHLHRNPGIAQATLAEMTAKDAPTVTRIIDLLVKKELVERRMAGDDRRKFLVSLTQTGEQVYEQMLPAVVEIRRKGWGSLSEDDYRHFVRIMDEIYQNFNDEEGKATPENA; encoded by the coding sequence ATGACTCATCCGTCTGACTCCCGTGCCTATTTTTTTAAGATCGACACGACCATCAAGAAAATCCGCAATGCGTTGCAGAAACGATTTGTGGAAGCTGGTTTCGACCTCACGGTAGACCAATGGGTGGTTGTGGATCATTTGCACCGAAACCCCGGTATTGCACAGGCTACACTGGCCGAAATGACGGCTAAAGATGCGCCCACCGTGACCCGAATTATTGATCTGTTGGTTAAAAAAGAACTGGTAGAGCGCCGAATGGCCGGCGACGACCGGCGTAAGTTTCTGGTTTCGCTCACGCAAACCGGCGAGCAGGTGTACGAACAAATGCTCCCGGCCGTGGTCGAGATTCGGCGCAAAGGGTGGGGGAGTTTGAGTGAAGACGATTACCGGCATTTTGTCCGGATTATGGACGAAATCTATCAAAACTTTAACGACGAAGAGGGCAAAGCCACACCCGAAAATGCCTGA
- the hppD gene encoding 4-hydroxyphenylpyruvate dioxygenase produces the protein METLELLKPETSQSVDFLPLNGTDYIELYVSNARQAAHYFQTAFGFQPLAYAGLETGLRDRESYVVVQDKIRMVLTSPLHSNTEIGHHIDQHGDGVRVVALWVDDATQAFAETTSRGARPFMEPTREEDQNGYVVRSGIHTYGDTVHVFVERNAYDGPFLPGYKAWNPHYQPAPIGLRYVDHMVGNVGWNEMNTWTRFYAEVMGFNQLVSFDDKDISTDYTALMSKVMSNGNGRIKFPINEPAEGKKKSQIEEYINFYEGAGVQHIAVATDNIVETVTALRDRGVEFLRVPDAYYDDLKDRVGQIDEEIETLRPLGILVDRDEEGYLLQIFTKPVTPRPTLFFEIIQRKGARSFGKGNFKALFEAIEREQELRGTL, from the coding sequence ATGGAAACGCTCGAACTTCTCAAACCAGAAACTTCTCAATCGGTTGATTTTCTGCCGCTCAACGGTACCGACTATATCGAACTGTATGTGAGCAATGCCCGGCAGGCGGCCCACTATTTTCAGACTGCCTTTGGTTTCCAGCCGTTGGCCTATGCCGGCCTGGAAACGGGCCTGCGCGACCGCGAATCGTACGTAGTGGTGCAGGACAAAATCCGGATGGTGCTTACCTCACCGCTCCACAGCAACACCGAAATAGGCCATCATATCGACCAGCATGGCGATGGGGTGCGGGTGGTGGCGTTGTGGGTCGATGATGCCACGCAGGCCTTCGCCGAAACTACGAGCCGGGGGGCGCGTCCGTTTATGGAGCCAACCCGCGAAGAAGACCAAAACGGATACGTGGTGCGGTCGGGGATTCATACTTACGGCGATACAGTACACGTGTTTGTGGAGCGCAACGCCTACGATGGGCCTTTCCTGCCCGGCTACAAAGCCTGGAACCCGCATTATCAGCCTGCACCGATAGGGCTCAGATACGTAGACCATATGGTGGGTAACGTAGGCTGGAACGAGATGAACACCTGGACTCGGTTCTACGCCGAGGTAATGGGCTTCAATCAGCTTGTCTCATTCGATGACAAAGACATTTCGACTGATTACACGGCGCTGATGAGTAAGGTAATGAGCAACGGCAACGGCCGTATCAAGTTCCCGATCAACGAGCCGGCCGAGGGGAAAAAGAAGTCGCAGATCGAAGAATACATCAATTTCTACGAAGGGGCCGGTGTGCAGCACATCGCTGTTGCTACCGACAATATTGTAGAAACCGTAACGGCCCTCCGCGACCGTGGAGTTGAGTTTTTACGGGTGCCCGATGCCTACTACGACGATCTGAAAGACCGCGTTGGGCAGATTGATGAGGAAATTGAAACGCTGCGCCCATTGGGTATTCTGGTCGACCGCGACGAGGAGGGCTACCTGCTTCAGATTTTCACGAAACCGGTAACCCCACGGCCTACGCTTTTCTTCGAGATCATTCAGCGCAAAGGGGCCCGTTCGTTCGGAAAAGGCAATTTCAAAGCGCTTTTTGAAGCCATCGAGCGCGAGCAGGAGTTACGGGGAACGTTGTAA
- a CDS encoding nucleotidyltransferase family protein — MQPTLLILAAGMGSRYGGVKQLDQFGPHGETIIDYSLFDAIRAGFGKVVFIIREELRADFEEIFLPKLQGKIQVDFAIQALGSYVPVELGAVERTKPWGTGHAVLCAKDHTQTPFAVINADDFYGYQAFELISQFLQTDTDDQLHAMVAYEVKNTLSENGSVSRGVCEVNESGNLMSVIERTKIYEQEGDPAGSRIVFEEADGLTQLAPNTPVSMNFWGFKPSVFPLIQKQFESYAVANIDSPKAEFYIPTVMTNLIQTNTGHCKVFRSQSAWFGVTYPEDKPTVQAALNALHAEGAYPDRLWDNA, encoded by the coding sequence ATGCAACCTACACTCCTGATCTTAGCCGCCGGTATGGGTAGCCGTTACGGTGGCGTCAAGCAACTGGATCAGTTTGGCCCTCACGGCGAAACCATTATCGACTATTCCCTCTTCGACGCCATCCGGGCCGGTTTTGGCAAGGTCGTTTTTATTATCCGCGAAGAACTACGGGCCGATTTTGAAGAGATTTTCCTTCCGAAACTACAAGGCAAAATCCAGGTTGATTTTGCGATTCAGGCCCTCGGTTCCTACGTGCCCGTAGAGTTGGGTGCCGTAGAACGTACCAAACCCTGGGGCACGGGCCATGCCGTTTTATGCGCTAAAGACCACACCCAAACTCCGTTTGCCGTTATCAATGCCGACGATTTTTACGGCTATCAGGCCTTCGAACTGATCAGTCAGTTTCTGCAAACCGACACCGACGATCAGCTCCATGCTATGGTGGCCTACGAAGTCAAGAATACGCTGTCGGAAAACGGCTCAGTATCGCGCGGGGTTTGCGAGGTAAACGAATCGGGTAACCTGATGTCGGTGATTGAGCGCACCAAAATTTACGAGCAGGAGGGCGACCCGGCCGGGAGCCGCATCGTGTTTGAAGAGGCTGATGGGCTGACCCAACTGGCCCCCAACACGCCGGTTTCGATGAATTTCTGGGGTTTCAAACCGTCGGTTTTCCCCTTAATTCAGAAGCAGTTTGAGAGTTACGCCGTTGCCAATATCGACTCGCCCAAGGCTGAGTTTTACATCCCGACTGTGATGACCAACCTGATTCAGACCAACACAGGGCATTGTAAGGTATTCCGCAGTCAGTCGGCCTGGTTTGGTGTCACCTACCCCGAAGATAAACCCACGGTACAGGCGGCCCTCAACGCGCTCCATGCCGAAGGTGCCTATCCCGACCGACTTTGGGATAATGCCTAA
- a CDS encoding AraC family transcriptional regulator, whose protein sequence is MTLTIRNMVCGRCKRVVREELEKLGITVRSVELGEVDIEGLPPTVSLDAVREVLRANEFDLVDNRRQSLLEQMKALLVNEIQHAKGERRNSENFSAFLERKMGYDYSFLSHLFSANEGMTIEKYIIALKIEKVKEYLRYDELSLSEIAFRLGYSSSQHLSNQFRQVTGQTPGGYRKAAQANRKELDKLTG, encoded by the coding sequence ATGACGCTCACAATTCGGAATATGGTGTGCGGACGCTGTAAGCGGGTCGTTCGCGAGGAGCTGGAAAAACTGGGCATTACCGTTCGGTCGGTAGAGTTGGGCGAGGTCGATATTGAAGGTTTACCACCTACGGTTTCGCTTGATGCGGTACGCGAGGTACTACGGGCCAACGAGTTCGATCTGGTCGATAACCGTCGGCAAAGCTTACTGGAACAGATGAAAGCCCTGCTCGTGAATGAAATTCAGCACGCGAAAGGCGAACGGCGCAATAGCGAGAACTTTTCGGCTTTTCTGGAGCGGAAAATGGGGTACGACTACTCGTTTTTGAGTCACCTGTTTTCGGCCAACGAGGGCATGACTATCGAAAAGTACATCATTGCGCTCAAAATCGAGAAAGTGAAAGAGTACCTCCGGTACGACGAACTGAGCCTGTCGGAGATTGCTTTTCGGCTTGGTTACAGCAGTTCGCAGCATTTGTCGAACCAGTTTCGGCAGGTGACGGGCCAAACCCCCGGCGGGTACCGGAAGGCGGCACAGGCCAATCGGAAAGAATTGGATAAGCTTACGGGATGA
- a CDS encoding TonB-dependent receptor: protein MRNFLIIGLLIGLSATSWAQTIQGTVFESVANKSVPLVGANVYWSSTTTGTTTDSVGRFQLAQPEGQSRLVISYVGYKPDTLVISDPSAEIRVTLRAEATLKEVVVSAGGTTQIDRLNPIQTEVLTQRTLAKAACCNLSESFETNASVSVSYSDAVTGARQIQFLGLGGQYVQTNVENIPNIRGLASTFGMSYIPGTWITSIDVGKGVGSVVNGYEGMTGALNIELQKPDFKAETERTQWLLNGYANTFGRVEGNVNVSRALSKKWSVGGLGHVSALRTRIDQNGDNFLDLPMYRQYNAINRWKYNSERFMAQFGFKALYEDREGGQVAAVNGPKYEFTNGTKRLEFFSKMARLYPEKPYRGLGLILNGLNHEQDARFGFAPYSGNQQMLYANLIYQSIIDNTNHTFKTGVSYMLDRYNESYKQKLLPTNRTESVPGAFFEYTYTYPERFALVIGNRIDFHNLYGAQWSPRVHAKYHIHNLITARASAGRGFRVPNLMAENFGYFVSSREVFFRSPLRPEVSWNYGLGLTNEFLMFGNKASFILDYFRTNFTQQMVVDLEHARQINFYQLQGKSFANSFQAELNMQPIRRMEVKAAYRLFDVRQSLGAAFGESVLLERMMVSRDRVLFNVGYALPYDKWKFDATLQWNGPKRIPYMADGYLHPGYANMRTDRAPGFANLNAQVSRTFRNGLELYLGGENLTGFRQLDPIMHADMPFSPNFDAASRVWGPITGAMVYVGFRLKTL from the coding sequence ATGCGTAATTTTCTCATTATAGGCTTATTGATAGGCCTGTCGGCCACGTCCTGGGCTCAGACCATTCAGGGCACCGTATTTGAATCGGTTGCCAATAAATCAGTACCGTTGGTAGGTGCCAATGTGTATTGGAGCAGTACAACTACCGGTACAACTACCGACTCGGTTGGCCGATTCCAGCTTGCCCAACCCGAGGGCCAATCTCGACTTGTTATCAGTTATGTCGGCTACAAGCCGGATACGCTTGTAATCAGCGATCCGTCGGCTGAGATCCGCGTAACACTGCGTGCCGAAGCAACGCTTAAGGAAGTGGTTGTTTCGGCTGGTGGAACCACCCAGATTGATCGACTGAATCCGATTCAGACGGAGGTACTCACCCAGCGTACCCTGGCCAAAGCAGCCTGTTGCAACCTCTCCGAAAGCTTCGAAACCAACGCGTCGGTGAGCGTATCGTACAGCGACGCCGTGACCGGAGCCCGGCAGATTCAGTTTTTGGGCTTAGGGGGGCAGTACGTACAAACCAACGTCGAAAATATCCCGAATATCCGGGGGTTGGCCAGCACGTTCGGGATGAGCTACATTCCCGGCACCTGGATCACCAGCATCGACGTCGGCAAGGGCGTCGGCTCGGTGGTGAATGGGTATGAGGGGATGACGGGTGCCCTCAATATCGAACTTCAAAAGCCTGACTTTAAAGCCGAAACCGAGCGTACGCAATGGTTACTCAATGGCTACGCCAATACCTTCGGCCGGGTTGAGGGCAATGTAAACGTGTCGCGCGCCCTGTCGAAAAAATGGAGCGTTGGTGGCCTGGGGCATGTGAGCGCACTGCGAACTCGCATTGATCAGAACGGCGATAATTTTCTCGATCTGCCCATGTACCGGCAGTACAACGCCATCAATCGCTGGAAATACAACAGCGAGCGGTTTATGGCACAGTTTGGCTTTAAAGCCCTGTACGAAGATCGCGAAGGGGGGCAGGTAGCGGCCGTTAATGGGCCAAAGTATGAATTCACCAATGGTACAAAACGCCTTGAGTTTTTCTCGAAAATGGCTCGTTTGTACCCCGAAAAGCCGTACCGGGGGTTAGGGTTGATTCTGAACGGGTTAAATCATGAGCAGGACGCCCGGTTTGGGTTTGCGCCCTACTCGGGCAATCAGCAGATGCTGTATGCCAACTTGATTTACCAGTCGATTATTGACAATACGAACCATACCTTTAAAACGGGGGTGAGTTATATGCTCGACCGGTATAACGAGAGCTACAAGCAAAAACTGCTGCCTACCAACCGAACCGAGTCGGTACCGGGTGCATTTTTCGAGTACACGTACACCTATCCCGAGCGTTTTGCGCTGGTGATTGGCAACCGGATCGACTTCCATAATCTCTACGGAGCCCAATGGTCGCCACGGGTGCATGCCAAATACCACATCCACAACCTGATTACGGCCCGTGCTTCGGCCGGGCGTGGCTTCCGGGTGCCCAACCTGATGGCCGAGAACTTCGGGTATTTCGTTAGCTCGCGGGAGGTATTCTTCCGTAGCCCACTCCGGCCCGAGGTATCGTGGAATTATGGCCTCGGCCTGACCAATGAGTTTCTGATGTTTGGCAACAAAGCCAGCTTTATTCTCGATTATTTCCGGACCAATTTCACCCAGCAGATGGTGGTTGATCTGGAGCACGCACGTCAAATTAACTTCTACCAGCTTCAGGGGAAATCCTTTGCCAACAGTTTTCAGGCTGAGTTAAACATGCAGCCGATTCGGCGGATGGAGGTGAAAGCGGCTTACCGGTTGTTCGACGTGCGGCAGTCGCTGGGGGCCGCCTTTGGGGAGTCGGTCTTGCTGGAGCGCATGATGGTGAGCCGCGACCGGGTATTGTTCAACGTGGGCTACGCTCTGCCGTACGACAAGTGGAAGTTCGATGCTACCCTCCAATGGAACGGACCTAAGCGGATTCCGTACATGGCCGATGGCTACCTGCACCCCGGTTATGCCAACATGCGCACCGACCGGGCGCCGGGTTTTGCCAATCTGAACGCTCAGGTTTCACGGACGTTCCGAAATGGACTCGAACTCTACCTCGGTGGTGAAAACCTCACCGGATTCCGGCAGCTGGATCCCATTATGCATGCTGATATGCCGTTTAGCCCCAACTTCGACGCGGCAAGCCGGGTTTGGGGGCCTATCACCGGTGCTATGGTGTATGTAGGGTTCAGACTCAAAACGCTATGA